The following is a genomic window from Kiritimatiellia bacterium.
TGAAGAAGACCTGTTTTCGCCCCTGGTCAAAAAATATTATGGAGAGTGAAAACAGACCCGCGGAAATCCGGCCGCCGGACCGGCAAAAGCATGGGCGAGGCGGGATTTGAACCCGCAAGCCTTGCGGCACAAGATCCTAAGTCTTGCGTGTCTGCCGGTTTCACCACTCGCCCTGTTATTTTTTAACACTGTAAACCGTTGTTGTAAATCATGATTTTGCGAGCGCATAGCTGCAGAATACAGACCGCCCTGCTGGGCTTGTATATGATCACGCTCGGCGCGGCCGGCGGCAGCGAGCCGGCGGCGCGGAATAATGATGTCATCCTGCTAATCCCCGCTCAACCGGCGGTTGTGCAGCCGGCCATTGAAATCGCCGCCATCCGCCCCATCCGCCTGGTCGCCTTCCGGGACAGGCCCGGCGATAAGCCCCGGCTGCACATCTGGACGGGAACAAAATGGCACCCCCTGGATTTTGACGACTTTTGCTCGCTCCGTTTCGTTGACCAGCTGCCCAAAACGGCAATCATCATCGGCGACGATTCTATCGTGCCCAGGGTCATCCGGCAAGACCTGGCCTGGCCGTGCAGAATTGAAAGGCTGCCGACCCTGGCCGTCCTGTCGGAATATTTCCATTTCAACCCAAGCGAACGCAAGGAACTGGCCGCCGCCCGCGGTCTGGAAATGGATGATGCCGCGGCGGCGCAAACTCAGCAGGAAAATCCCGCCGGGCAGGCGGACAAATCCGGCCGGGGCGGGACGGACGGCAAAACCGCGGCGGAAATCTTCAATCTGCGGATCGGTGAAAAAGAATATATTTCATTTATCTGGATCGCTCCCCTGGCCATGTGGGTCGGACGCGATGAAGTGACCAACGCGCAGTACAGCCGTTTTAACCGCGCGCATGATCCGAAAAGATATTACAACAACATTCTGGATATGCCGGACCAGCCGGCGGCGATGGTTTCGTGGGAGGACGCCAACAACTACTGCGGCTGGCTGAACCGCAACTTTCAAGACCGGCTCCCGCCGGGGTTCGCTTGCCGTCTGCCGACCGAACAGGAATGGCTCGTTTTCGCCGACTGCGGTCTGGAATTGAAATATCCGTGGGGCAATCAATGGCCGCCGCCGGACTCGTTCAATTACAAGGGCGTGGAAGGCGCCGGAATGTTTTACGGCATATTTCACGACGAAAAATTCATCGCGGGCCATAACGACGGATTCATTGTGTCCGCCCCGGTGGACAAAAGCGGAACGAACGCATGGGGCCTCTACGGAGTGGGCGGCAATGTCTGGGAATGGTGCCAGAACTGGTTTGATGAAACCAAAACAGCGCGGGCTCTGCGGGGGGCCGCCTGGAACAACCACGACCCGGAAATCCTGGCCGTCAACTACCGAAGCAGCGCGTCGCCGGACAAAAACAACGCCATGATCGGCTTTCGCGTTGTCATGGCGCCTTATCCCTTTCGGGCCGCGCCGCGCGGCCCAGCAATGAGGCCACCGCCGACGACGGGTTCTTTCCCCGGTAAACCAACGCCTGCACCTCGTTGATGATCGGGGCGGAAACGCCGTATTTCCGCGCAAGGCCGCCCGCAACCGCGCAGGTAGTAATCCCCTCGGCAATCTGTTTCATTGAGGCCGCGATTGCGTCCATCGTTTCGCCCTTGCCAAGCCTTTCCCCGACGGACCGGTTCCTGCTCAAGCGGCTGGTGCAGGTTACAATCAAATCGCCCATGCCGCTCAAGCCCGCAAATGTCTCCGGGTGGCCGCCGAGTCGGCAGCCGATCCTTGTCATTTCCGCCAGGCCGCGCGTGATCAGCGCCGCCCGCGTATTATCCCCAAAACCAAGACCGTCGCTGACGCCGACCGCGACGGCCACAATATTTTTCAACGCCCCGCCCAGCTCCACCCCGACCACGTCTTCCGAAGTATAAATCCTGAACTTCGGCGACATAATCGCCTTTTGCAGGCGGACCGCGAACGCATGTTCGCGGGCCGCCAGCACGACCGCCGTCGGTATGCCCCGCGCCACTTCCTCCGCGTGGCTCGGACCGGAAAGAACGGCGATTGGAAGACGGCCGAAATATTCCTCCGCAACCCCGGAAATGCGTTTCCCGGTGGCCGGGTCAAACCCCTTGCTAACGCTCAAAATGGCGCATTTATTGCCGAACAAACCGGCAAACCGCTGGAAAACGGCGCGGCAATATTTGCTGGGAACGGCCAGCACCGCCAGATCGGCGCCGTCCGCCGCTTCGCCGCAATCGGCCGTCCAGCCAATGCCGGAAGGCAGAGAAATGCCGGGCAGATAAAACCTGTTTTTGCGCGCCTTTCGCACCGAGGCCAGGTAGCCCGCATCCGGCCCCCAGACTCTGACCCGGAAATTACCGGAGACAAAATGCAGCGCCAGCGCCGTGCCCCATCCTCCATCGCCGATGATTGCAATGTTTTTCATGATCCAACCCCCGTTCCTTTATCCTTTCGCGCCCCGCCGCCAAAATTAAAACGGTATTCGGTGCCGGCGAGCAGCCGCCGCAGATTGGTCTTATGGCGCCAGATAATGATTATGCCCATGAGGGAAAGCGCCGCCGGAATCAATATCTGCCCGCGATAAATGCACCACGAACAGGCGGCCGTCAGAACGGCCGCCAGCATGGAGGCCAAAGAAACATACCTTGTCGCCAGAAAAAACATCACCCAGCCAAGCGCGCCGGCCAGCAGAACCAGCGGCGCGATCCCCAGCAGGGCGCCGGCGCCGGTCGCCATTCCCTTGCCGCCCCGGAAACGCAAATAGACCGGCCAATTATGACCGACAACGGCCAGGCACCCATAAAGCAACGCCAGGTGCGCGCCGGAAATTTCAGCGCCCAGTTTCCGGCACAGGACGGGCAAAAACGCGGCGGGCAGATAACCCTTCAGCAAGTCAATCGCAAAAGTCAACCCACCCCAGCCGCGGCCAACACACCGGTAGACATTGGTCGCGCCGATATTGCCGCTGCCGACCCGCCTGATGTCAACGCCCTTCACGCGCGCCAGTAGTAGACCGGTCGGAAACGCGCCGACCAGATAAGCCAGAACGGACGCCCCCGTTATCAGCATTGTGGTTTGAAGCGCGCCCATATGAATGAAACCGCGATTACCGCGCAGTTGTTTTCGCGGCCCGGCAATTTTTTCTTGATTTACAAAACAATATGTTATTTAATGGACCGAAACGATATCATTATCTGAGGGAGGCGGCAAATGAAAAGATTTTCTGTTTTCGCGGTTGCAGGGATCGCCGGCATATCTTTTTTACTGTCGGGCGCGGAGGGACG
Proteins encoded in this region:
- the plsY gene encoding glycerol-3-phosphate 1-O-acyltransferase PlsY, giving the protein MLITGASVLAYLVGAFPTGLLLARVKGVDIRRVGSGNIGATNVYRCVGRGWGGLTFAIDLLKGYLPAAFLPVLCRKLGAEISGAHLALLYGCLAVVGHNWPVYLRFRGGKGMATGAGALLGIAPLVLLAGALGWVMFFLATRYVSLASMLAAVLTAACSWCIYRGQILIPAALSLMGIIIIWRHKTNLRRLLAGTEYRFNFGGGARKDKGTGVGS
- a CDS encoding SUMF1/EgtB/PvdO family nonheme iron enzyme yields the protein MILRAHSCRIQTALLGLYMITLGAAGGSEPAARNNDVILLIPAQPAVVQPAIEIAAIRPIRLVAFRDRPGDKPRLHIWTGTKWHPLDFDDFCSLRFVDQLPKTAIIIGDDSIVPRVIRQDLAWPCRIERLPTLAVLSEYFHFNPSERKELAAARGLEMDDAAAAQTQQENPAGQADKSGRGGTDGKTAAEIFNLRIGEKEYISFIWIAPLAMWVGRDEVTNAQYSRFNRAHDPKRYYNNILDMPDQPAAMVSWEDANNYCGWLNRNFQDRLPPGFACRLPTEQEWLVFADCGLELKYPWGNQWPPPDSFNYKGVEGAGMFYGIFHDEKFIAGHNDGFIVSAPVDKSGTNAWGLYGVGGNVWEWCQNWFDETKTARALRGAAWNNHDPEILAVNYRSSASPDKNNAMIGFRVVMAPYPFRAAPRGPAMRPPPTTGSFPGKPTPAPR
- a CDS encoding NAD(P)-dependent glycerol-3-phosphate dehydrogenase — its product is MKNIAIIGDGGWGTALALHFVSGNFRVRVWGPDAGYLASVRKARKNRFYLPGISLPSGIGWTADCGEAADGADLAVLAVPSKYCRAVFQRFAGLFGNKCAILSVSKGFDPATGKRISGVAEEYFGRLPIAVLSGPSHAEEVARGIPTAVVLAAREHAFAVRLQKAIMSPKFRIYTSEDVVGVELGGALKNIVAVAVGVSDGLGFGDNTRAALITRGLAEMTRIGCRLGGHPETFAGLSGMGDLIVTCTSRLSRNRSVGERLGKGETMDAIAASMKQIAEGITTCAVAGGLARKYGVSAPIINEVQALVYRGKNPSSAVASLLGRAARPERDKAP